In Gemmatimonadales bacterium, the following proteins share a genomic window:
- a CDS encoding DinB family protein has product MTFTNPAGNAAAAAGYVRALLDLLGSKDPLAVAAEQVPWLQRRVAGLDQARLRRPEAPGKWSVIEVIQHLADAELVMSFRIRMALTEDQPPLQGYDQDRWVSVLRYADVPLDVALGQLGGLRGGNLNLWRTLTPEQRQRAGLHSERGLESVDLMIRMMAGHDLVHRRQIDRILG; this is encoded by the coding sequence ATGACCTTTACCAATCCGGCAGGCAACGCCGCTGCCGCCGCCGGCTACGTGCGTGCGCTGCTCGACCTGCTGGGCTCCAAAGACCCGCTGGCGGTGGCGGCGGAGCAAGTCCCCTGGCTCCAACGTCGGGTGGCCGGACTCGACCAGGCCCGGCTCCGCCGGCCGGAGGCGCCGGGCAAGTGGTCGGTGATCGAGGTGATTCAACACCTCGCCGATGCCGAGCTGGTCATGAGCTTCCGCATCCGGATGGCGCTCACCGAAGACCAGCCTCCACTCCAGGGCTACGATCAGGACCGCTGGGTCTCGGTGCTCCGCTACGCGGACGTGCCGCTCGACGTGGCGCTCGGTCAGTTGGGTGGATTGCGCGGCGGCAATCTCAACCTCTGGCGAACGCTCACGCCGGAGCAGCGCCAACGCGCGGGGCTGCACAGCGAGCGGGGACTCGAAAGCGTCGACCTGATGATCCGGATGATGGCGGGTCACGACCTGGTGCATCGGCGGCAGATCGATCGCATTCTCGGCTGA
- the tgt gene encoding tRNA guanosine(34) transglycosylase Tgt — MFQFRVEATSGAARAGTLSLPHGEVRTPAFMPVGTHGVVRGLSAGDVRRTAAQIILGNTYHLHLRPGEDVIRSMGGLNRFTTWDRPMLTDSGGFQVFSLEGLRKISEEGVEFQSHVDGSYRTLTPERAMEIQWALGADVAMAFDHVVPGQAPHDAALDGMERTLRWLARCKARHGQLGDGGCQTIWPIIQGGTHDDLRRRSLEGTLAAGPWTGIAIGGLSVGEPKPVMHRVLEALEPALPREIPRYLMGVGFPADLVEGIARGIDLFDCVAATRNGRHGTAWLPTGRINVRGAALTGSDEPLDPECDCETCTTFPRGYLRHLFVIEDILGLRLISLHNVRFLVRLGEQARAHLLAGTFDGWRYEWLRRHYARGT; from the coding sequence ATGTTCCAGTTTCGGGTCGAGGCCACCTCCGGCGCCGCCCGCGCGGGCACCCTCAGCCTGCCCCACGGTGAGGTGCGGACCCCCGCGTTCATGCCGGTCGGCACCCACGGGGTGGTCCGCGGCCTGAGCGCGGGAGACGTCCGCCGCACCGCGGCCCAGATCATCCTGGGCAATACCTATCACCTGCACCTCCGCCCCGGCGAAGACGTGATCCGCTCGATGGGCGGACTCAACCGGTTCACCACCTGGGACCGCCCCATGCTCACCGACTCGGGCGGCTTCCAGGTGTTCTCGCTCGAAGGGCTCCGGAAGATCTCCGAGGAAGGCGTCGAATTTCAGAGCCACGTCGACGGCTCCTACCGGACCCTCACGCCCGAGCGCGCCATGGAGATTCAGTGGGCCCTCGGGGCCGACGTCGCCATGGCCTTCGATCACGTGGTGCCTGGCCAGGCCCCGCACGACGCGGCGCTCGACGGGATGGAGCGGACCCTGCGCTGGCTCGCGCGCTGCAAGGCCAGGCACGGCCAGCTGGGCGATGGGGGCTGCCAGACGATCTGGCCCATCATCCAGGGCGGGACCCACGACGATCTCCGCCGCCGCTCGCTGGAGGGCACGCTCGCGGCAGGACCGTGGACCGGGATCGCCATCGGCGGTCTCTCGGTGGGCGAGCCGAAACCGGTGATGCATCGCGTGCTGGAAGCGCTGGAGCCTGCCCTGCCGCGGGAGATCCCCCGTTATCTTATGGGTGTCGGCTTCCCGGCGGACCTGGTCGAGGGGATCGCCCGCGGCATCGATCTCTTCGACTGTGTGGCGGCCACCCGGAACGGCCGCCACGGGACCGCGTGGCTCCCGACCGGCAGGATCAACGTGCGGGGCGCCGCGCTCACCGGATCGGACGAGCCGCTCGACCCCGAGTGCGATTGCGAGACCTGCACCACGTTTCCCCGGGGCTATCTCCGGCACCTGTTCGTGATCGAGGACATCCTGGGGCTCCGGCTGATCTCGCTGCACAATGTCCGGTTCCTGGTCCGGCTGGGCGAGCAGGCGCGGGCGCACCTGCTCGCCGGCACGTTCGACGGCTGGCGCTACGAATGGCTCCGCCGCCACTATGCTCGAGGCACCTGA
- the yajC gene encoding preprotein translocase subunit YajC, translating to MFGTQSGSGGGLSVLLLQMVAIGLVFYFLILRPSGQARKKHAEMLANLKKGDEVMTSGGIIGRVKDIKDVEADGVKETRVTVESGTASVIVERSRIVRIGGASAQSVSAA from the coding sequence ATGTTCGGAACCCAATCCGGTTCGGGCGGCGGACTCAGCGTCCTGCTGCTGCAGATGGTCGCGATCGGCCTGGTCTTCTATTTCCTCATCCTGCGCCCGTCGGGCCAGGCCAGAAAGAAGCACGCCGAGATGCTGGCGAACCTGAAAAAGGGCGACGAGGTGATGACCAGCGGTGGCATCATCGGGCGGGTGAAGGACATCAAGGACGTGGAGGCCGATGGTGTGAAGGAGACCCGGGTGACGGTGGAGAGCGGCACGGCCAGCGTCATCGTCGAGCGGTCGCGGATCGTGCGCATCGGCGGCGCCTCGGCCCAGAGCGTGTCCGCGGCATGA
- the def gene encoding peptide deformylase, translated as MSLRTLHLLGSPVLRQHSAEVGAVDDDVRRLVEDLFETMDAARGVGLAANQVGVARRVAVVDADGDRFAMIDPVIVETEGRSTAEEGCLSIPEIFGDVGRPERVVIEAVDQDGQRYRREATGLKARAIQHEIDHLDGILFLDHLSLVKRQILLARWRREHKDDASYLKEVQPESARSE; from the coding sequence ATGAGCCTCAGGACCCTGCACCTGCTGGGCTCTCCCGTCCTCCGGCAACACAGCGCGGAGGTGGGCGCGGTGGACGACGACGTCCGCCGGCTGGTCGAGGACCTGTTCGAGACGATGGACGCCGCCCGCGGCGTCGGTCTCGCCGCCAATCAGGTCGGGGTGGCCCGCCGGGTGGCGGTGGTCGATGCCGACGGCGATCGGTTCGCCATGATCGACCCGGTGATCGTCGAGACCGAGGGTCGCTCGACCGCCGAGGAAGGCTGCCTCTCCATTCCCGAGATCTTCGGCGATGTCGGCCGCCCCGAGCGGGTGGTCATCGAGGCGGTCGATCAGGACGGACAGCGCTACCGGCGCGAGGCCACCGGCCTCAAGGCGCGGGCCATCCAGCACGAGATCGATCACCTCGACGGCATCCTCTTCCTCGATCACTTGAGTCTGGTGAAGCGGCAGATCCTGCTGGCCCGCTGGCGGCGGGAGCACAAGGATGACGCGAGCTACCTCAAAGAGGTGCAGCCGGAATCCGCCCGGTCGGAGTGA
- the fmt gene encoding methionyl-tRNA formyltransferase — protein MRIVFFGTPEFAVPSLEALLRERQVIAGVVTQPDKPQGRSRSTLVPPPIKLVAEREQLPLLQPVRPVGDLFLASLRRLEPELGVVVAYGHVLRREVLNVPAHGMINVHASLLPRWRGAAPVQHALLAGDGETGISIMRMEEGLDTGPVLHRVATAIGPNETAGALAARLAVLGAAALTSVLSLLATGSVTAEPQDDGAATYAPKIERESAHLDWAGDAEAVVRQVRAFDPSPGAWTSHAGAPLKLFGAAASIAHGAPGTVLAADERLVVACGRGAVALKEVQPAGKARLPVGAWVRGRGVSVGEQFA, from the coding sequence ATGCGGATCGTCTTCTTCGGCACGCCGGAGTTTGCCGTCCCCTCGCTCGAGGCGCTCCTCCGCGAGCGCCAGGTAATCGCCGGCGTCGTCACCCAGCCCGACAAGCCACAGGGGCGCTCCCGCTCCACCCTGGTCCCTCCACCCATCAAGCTGGTCGCCGAGCGGGAGCAGCTCCCGCTGCTGCAGCCGGTCCGGCCGGTCGGCGATCTCTTCCTCGCCAGCCTCCGGCGGCTGGAGCCCGAGCTCGGCGTGGTCGTGGCCTACGGTCACGTGCTGCGCCGCGAGGTGCTGAATGTTCCAGCCCACGGCATGATCAACGTCCATGCCTCACTGCTCCCCCGCTGGCGCGGCGCCGCGCCGGTGCAGCATGCCCTGCTCGCGGGAGACGGAGAGACCGGCATCAGCATCATGCGCATGGAAGAGGGGCTCGACACCGGACCGGTGCTCCATCGGGTGGCCACGGCCATCGGCCCCAATGAGACCGCCGGCGCGCTGGCTGCCCGGCTCGCGGTGCTCGGGGCGGCCGCGCTGACCAGCGTGCTCTCGCTGCTCGCCACGGGATCGGTCACCGCCGAGCCGCAGGACGACGGCGCCGCCACCTACGCTCCCAAGATCGAGCGGGAGTCGGCCCATCTCGACTGGGCCGGGGATGCGGAGGCCGTGGTGCGGCAGGTCCGGGCGTTCGACCCGAGCCCCGGCGCGTGGACCTCGCACGCCGGAGCACCGCTCAAACTCTTCGGCGCGGCAGCCTCCATCGCGCACGGCGCGCCGGGCACGGTGCTGGCGGCCGACGAGCGCCTGGTCGTGGCGTGCGGGCGCGGGGCCGTCGCCCTCAAGGAGGTCCAGCCGGCCGGAAAGGCCCGGCTCCCGGTGGGCGCGTGGGTCCGCGGGCGTGGGGTGAGCGTCGGAGAGCAGTTCGCGTGA
- a CDS encoding thiamine phosphate synthase, with protein sequence MRPLPRLHAITDAVVLAAPDLGIRAAAIAAAGPAVALHARDRSASGAVLTAAARRLMALARPPEASVFVNARPDIAAALGAQGLQLGAEDLTAEDARGIFPQGWIGRSVHSPSEAARAVEEGADFLLVGSVFRSGSHPDRPAVGLDLVRETASLGRPVIAIGGIDPARAPEVRDAGAYGVAAISALWRAPDSAAAALALLQPWLDAS encoded by the coding sequence GTGAGACCGTTGCCGCGTCTCCATGCCATCACCGACGCCGTCGTGCTCGCGGCACCGGATCTGGGAATCCGTGCGGCGGCGATCGCCGCCGCCGGTCCGGCCGTGGCCCTCCACGCCCGCGACCGCTCCGCCAGCGGGGCCGTCCTCACCGCGGCCGCCCGCCGGCTCATGGCGCTCGCCCGGCCGCCCGAGGCATCGGTGTTCGTGAACGCCCGGCCGGACATCGCCGCCGCCCTGGGCGCGCAAGGCCTCCAGCTCGGCGCCGAGGACCTCACGGCGGAAGACGCGCGCGGCATCTTTCCGCAGGGGTGGATCGGCCGCTCGGTGCACAGTCCGTCCGAGGCGGCGCGGGCGGTGGAGGAGGGGGCGGACTTTCTCCTGGTGGGGAGCGTGTTCCGGAGCGGCTCCCATCCGGATCGGCCGGCGGTGGGACTCGACCTGGTCAGGGAGACGGCGTCGCTGGGGCGGCCGGTGATCGCCATCGGCGGCATCGATCCGGCGCGTGCCCCCGAAGTCCGCGACGCGGGTGCCTACGGCGTGGCCGCGATCTCCGCGCTCTGGCGCGCGCCCGACTCCGCCGCCGCGGCGCTGGCCCTGCTGCAGCCATGGCTGGACGCCTCATGA
- the thiS gene encoding sulfur carrier protein ThiS, which produces MSRLQVLVNGETREIAGPATLLELLAQLGLDPRSVVVELNREIVRRPRLAETPVAEGDTIELVHFVGGG; this is translated from the coding sequence ATGAGCCGGCTCCAGGTGCTCGTGAACGGCGAGACCCGCGAGATCGCGGGGCCGGCCACCCTGCTGGAGCTCCTGGCGCAGCTTGGCCTCGACCCTCGCAGCGTGGTGGTGGAGCTCAACCGCGAGATCGTCCGGCGCCCCCGTCTCGCCGAGACCCCCGTTGCCGAGGGCGACACCATCGAGCTGGTGCACTTCGTGGGCGGAGGGTGA
- a CDS encoding thiazole synthase: MTATLAHEPALDSPLTIGGRSFRSRLMVGTGKYRTNNDMVRAIDASGAEIVTVAVRRVDLDRSKEESILFHLSPDQYFLLPNTAGCYTADEAIRYARLSREAGFNDFVKLEVIGDRETLLPDAEGLLLATRELVRDGFKVLAYTTDDLITALRLEDAGCAAVMPLASPIGSGLGLLNPYGIRTIKRRLRVPVVVDAGVGTASDACVTMEQGVDGILMNTALAEAQDPPTMARAMRLAVEAGRAAYLAGRMPRREVAVPSSPLRGMLE; encoded by the coding sequence ATGACCGCCACGCTCGCCCACGAACCAGCCCTGGACAGTCCGCTCACCATCGGCGGCCGGAGCTTCCGCTCCCGGCTCATGGTAGGCACCGGGAAATACCGCACCAACAACGACATGGTGCGCGCCATCGATGCCTCGGGCGCCGAGATCGTCACGGTCGCGGTGCGCCGGGTCGACCTCGACCGCAGCAAGGAAGAGAGTATTCTCTTCCACCTGAGCCCGGATCAGTACTTCCTCCTTCCCAACACCGCCGGCTGCTACACGGCCGACGAGGCCATCCGCTACGCCCGGCTCAGCCGCGAGGCCGGATTCAACGATTTCGTCAAGCTGGAGGTCATCGGCGACCGGGAGACGCTGCTCCCCGACGCCGAGGGCCTGCTGCTGGCCACCCGCGAGCTGGTGCGCGACGGCTTCAAGGTCCTGGCCTATACCACCGACGACCTGATCACGGCGCTTCGGCTGGAAGATGCCGGCTGCGCCGCCGTCATGCCGCTCGCCTCGCCCATCGGAAGCGGGCTGGGGCTGCTCAATCCGTACGGCATCCGCACCATCAAGCGCCGGCTGAGGGTACCGGTGGTCGTCGACGCCGGAGTGGGCACCGCGTCCGACGCCTGTGTCACCATGGAGCAGGGCGTCGACGGAATCCTGATGAACACCGCGCTGGCCGAAGCGCAGGATCCGCCGACCATGGCGCGCGCGATGCGCCTGGCCGTCGAGGCCGGACGCGCGGCCTATCTCGCCGGCCGGATGCCCCGCCGCGAAGTGGCGGTGCCGTCGAGTCCACTGCGCGGAATGCTGGAGTAG
- a CDS encoding transcription antitermination factor NusB has product MDSPGSGVASRRAALEVLQQVRAGRPFGLALDQAVKDLSAADRRLAHELAAGVLRSQNTLDERLAPLVPRGWDGVAPQLKEVLRLGAFQLSALDRIPAHAAVDTSVTLAKEVGGARAGGFVNAVLRRLGPATSAPDGGTAAARGAAARLADEFSHPRWMVERWLERYGPEETRALLLWNNTRPRLVLQAAREELPALEARWRGAGIAVEPAPYGAGLITDRTRPTDLPGYDEGAFLVQDPAQALLARFADLPPEVTLYDAAAAPGGKTISLGRRVAGVIAADVSRARVRRLVANLARAGSGREQTVVADARHPPLRPLDAVLLDAPCLGTGTFARHPDARVRITPDALAMLERRQAELLDRAATVVAPGGLLIYATCSLEPEENERQVARFLDRHREFKREPSETFPPALQSPDGDLMILPQRHHMDGAFAARLRRAR; this is encoded by the coding sequence GTGGATTCCCCCGGATCGGGCGTCGCATCGCGCCGGGCCGCGCTCGAGGTGCTGCAGCAGGTCCGCGCCGGCCGGCCGTTCGGCCTGGCCCTGGATCAGGCCGTGAAGGATCTGTCCGCCGCCGACCGGCGGCTGGCGCACGAATTGGCGGCGGGCGTGCTGCGAAGCCAGAACACCCTCGATGAACGGCTGGCACCGCTGGTACCCCGCGGCTGGGATGGCGTTGCCCCCCAGCTCAAGGAGGTCCTCCGACTCGGCGCCTTTCAGCTCTCGGCGCTCGACCGGATCCCCGCCCATGCCGCGGTGGACACCAGCGTCACCCTGGCCAAGGAAGTCGGCGGCGCCAGAGCGGGCGGCTTCGTGAACGCGGTGCTCCGCCGCCTGGGTCCCGCCACGTCCGCGCCCGACGGCGGCACCGCCGCTGCCCGCGGTGCCGCCGCGCGCCTGGCCGACGAGTTCTCCCATCCACGGTGGATGGTGGAGCGCTGGCTCGAGCGGTACGGTCCGGAGGAGACCCGCGCGCTTCTCCTCTGGAACAACACCAGGCCCCGGTTGGTCCTCCAGGCAGCCCGCGAGGAGCTTCCCGCGCTGGAGGCGAGATGGCGCGGGGCCGGGATCGCGGTGGAGCCGGCGCCGTACGGCGCGGGTCTGATCACCGATCGGACCCGGCCCACCGATCTTCCGGGCTACGACGAAGGTGCCTTCCTAGTGCAGGATCCGGCGCAGGCGCTGCTCGCCCGGTTCGCCGATCTGCCGCCGGAGGTGACGCTCTACGACGCCGCTGCCGCGCCGGGCGGCAAGACGATCTCACTGGGCCGCCGGGTGGCAGGCGTCATCGCCGCGGATGTGAGCCGTGCCCGGGTGCGGCGCCTCGTGGCCAATCTCGCCCGAGCGGGCAGCGGACGGGAGCAGACGGTGGTAGCGGACGCGCGGCACCCGCCGCTCCGGCCGCTGGACGCGGTGCTGCTCGACGCGCCCTGCCTGGGCACCGGGACCTTCGCCCGGCATCCCGACGCTCGCGTTCGGATCACGCCTGACGCGCTCGCCATGCTGGAGCGGCGCCAGGCCGAGCTGCTGGACCGCGCCGCCACCGTGGTGGCGCCCGGCGGGCTGCTGATCTACGCCACCTGCTCCCTGGAGCCGGAGGAGAACGAGCGGCAGGTCGCTCGTTTTCTCGACCGGCACCGGGAGTTCAAGCGCGAGCCCAGCGAGACGTTCCCGCCGGCCCTGCAGTCACCCGACGGAGATCTCATGATCCTCCCGCAGCGTCATCATATGGACGGAGCCTTCGCGGCCCGGCTGAGGCGCGCCCGATGA
- a CDS encoding PASTA domain-containing protein — protein MRTRRHTGPAFSFGPGTPLRRFLRDLGLVTLTFVVGYGVSALWISPGSVIGTDHPIPRVLGLPEAAARAKLAGLGFRPRIEEERPSDTSPRGTVLWQDPPPEMVLAPNSNVELVLSGGPAPATVPDVIGFALPDAEKVFDAAGVKVGRIDTVRAGPEAGVVIATRPGVGSGQPRGAAVDLVVSAAAPTGGGL, from the coding sequence ATGAGGACACGACGTCACACCGGACCGGCCTTCTCCTTCGGTCCGGGCACGCCGCTCCGGCGGTTCCTGCGCGACCTCGGTCTGGTGACGCTCACGTTCGTGGTAGGCTATGGAGTGTCGGCCTTGTGGATCTCGCCGGGCTCGGTGATCGGCACCGACCACCCGATTCCCCGGGTGCTCGGCCTTCCCGAGGCGGCGGCGCGGGCCAAGCTGGCCGGGCTGGGATTCCGGCCGCGGATCGAGGAGGAGCGGCCCAGCGACACCTCACCCCGCGGAACCGTGCTGTGGCAGGATCCGCCGCCGGAGATGGTGCTGGCGCCCAACAGCAACGTGGAGCTGGTCCTGAGCGGCGGCCCGGCGCCGGCCACCGTCCCCGACGTGATCGGCTTCGCGCTTCCCGACGCGGAGAAGGTGTTCGACGCGGCCGGAGTCAAGGTGGGCCGGATCGACACCGTACGTGCGGGCCCCGAAGCCGGTGTGGTGATCGCGACCCGCCCGGGGGTCGGGAGCGGCCAGCCCCGAGGTGCTGCGGTCGACCTGGTGGTGAGCGCCGCGGCCCCGACCGGAGGAGGACTGTGA
- the rpe gene encoding ribulose-phosphate 3-epimerase yields the protein MSVRIAPSVLSADLGRLREEIEQALAGGAEWIHVDVMDGHFVPNLTFGAPVIHAVRRITDRPIDVHLMVERPEQYIAEFADEGATVFTFHPEATWHVQRQLAVVRERGMLAGLALNPASPLALAEEVVDDLDLLLIMSVNPGFGGQSYLPNATDKIRRARAMLDRGGSRAALEVDGGITRATIGQAWSAGADTFVAGTSVFGTADPAEAVRTLIRQCAVPV from the coding sequence GTGAGCGTGCGCATCGCCCCCAGCGTGCTGAGCGCCGACCTCGGGCGGCTGCGGGAGGAGATCGAGCAGGCGCTCGCCGGCGGAGCCGAGTGGATCCACGTGGATGTGATGGACGGCCACTTCGTGCCCAATCTCACCTTCGGCGCACCGGTCATTCACGCCGTCCGGCGGATTACCGACCGTCCGATCGACGTGCACCTGATGGTCGAGCGGCCGGAGCAGTACATCGCCGAGTTCGCCGACGAGGGCGCCACGGTCTTCACCTTCCACCCCGAAGCCACCTGGCACGTGCAGCGGCAGCTCGCCGTCGTGCGCGAGCGCGGCATGCTGGCGGGCCTGGCGCTCAACCCGGCCAGCCCGCTGGCTCTGGCGGAAGAGGTGGTGGATGATCTCGATCTGCTGCTGATCATGTCGGTGAACCCGGGATTCGGCGGTCAGTCCTACCTGCCTAACGCCACCGACAAGATCCGCCGGGCCCGCGCGATGCTGGACCGGGGCGGATCCCGCGCGGCGCTCGAGGTCGACGGTGGCATCACCCGCGCCACGATCGGCCAGGCATGGTCGGCCGGGGCCGACACCTTCGTGGCTGGCACCTCCGTGTTCGGCACCGCCGACCCGGCGGAGGCGGTACGAACCCTCATCCGGCAATGCGCCGTGCCCGTCTGA
- a CDS encoding TlpA disulfide reductase family protein produces MSRQWIFVGVVLAGVATGAAVLTRVGSEVASVEVGATAPDFNAVDLATGDSVTLRQRYWGKVTLVNIWATWCEPCKIEMPAMEQVYRALAPRGFAVAAVSIDEGEPDEVRAFGQQLGLSFDLLQDRSTRIQQIYQTTGVPESFLLNRQGVIVKRIIGAHDWNSPVNRALLERLLAEPGT; encoded by the coding sequence ATGTCCAGGCAATGGATCTTCGTCGGGGTGGTGCTGGCGGGCGTCGCCACCGGGGCGGCCGTGCTCACCCGGGTCGGCAGCGAGGTCGCCTCCGTGGAGGTGGGCGCCACCGCGCCGGACTTCAACGCGGTGGACCTCGCCACCGGCGATTCGGTGACGCTCCGGCAGCGCTACTGGGGCAAGGTCACCCTGGTGAACATCTGGGCCACCTGGTGCGAGCCCTGCAAGATCGAGATGCCGGCGATGGAGCAGGTCTATCGGGCCCTCGCCCCCCGCGGCTTCGCGGTCGCCGCGGTGAGCATCGACGAAGGCGAGCCCGACGAGGTCCGGGCATTCGGGCAGCAGCTGGGGCTGTCGTTCGACCTGTTGCAGGACCGGAGCACCCGAATCCAGCAGATCTACCAGACCACCGGCGTGCCCGAGAGCTTCCTGCTCAACCGCCAGGGCGTCATCGTGAAGCGCATCATCGGCGCGCACGACTGGAACTCACCGGTCAATCGCGCCCTGCTCGAGCGCCTGCTGGCCGAGCCGGGGACCTGA
- the tsaD gene encoding tRNA (adenosine(37)-N6)-threonylcarbamoyltransferase complex transferase subunit TsaD, with translation MAEWILGIETSCDETSAALLRSERGGRPELGSLVILSQDVHRIFGGVVPELASRAHLQTLGSVVERALGDAGIGLPQVDGIAVTAGPGLVGALLVGVMYAKTLAMSLDRPVLGVNHLEGHIFAPVLEDPELGPPFVALLVSGGHTMLLDVPAWGEYRLLGQTLDDAAGEAFDKVAKLLGLGYPGGAPIERLAREGRSDRHRFPRPMLQELAREGPNRYAFSFSGLKTAVLRAVRGPDGQRELPEAERADLARGFQDAVIDVLSAKAAHAVEALGYERGMIGGGVACNRALVARLRERLAGRARVSVASPRLNTDNAAMIAAAGAWRLARGERSGWELEPRDDLPIPGLVAPSLVSGLAS, from the coding sequence GTGGCCGAGTGGATCCTGGGGATCGAGACCTCCTGCGACGAGACGTCGGCCGCGCTGCTCCGGTCCGAGCGGGGCGGGCGCCCCGAGCTCGGTAGCCTGGTCATCCTGTCGCAAGACGTCCATCGAATATTCGGCGGCGTGGTGCCCGAGCTGGCGAGCCGGGCGCACCTGCAGACCCTCGGATCCGTCGTGGAGCGCGCGCTGGGAGACGCGGGAATCGGCCTTCCTCAGGTGGACGGGATCGCGGTGACCGCGGGACCCGGTCTGGTGGGAGCGCTCCTGGTCGGCGTGATGTACGCCAAGACGCTCGCGATGAGCCTCGACCGGCCGGTGCTCGGCGTGAATCACCTGGAGGGTCACATCTTCGCACCGGTGCTGGAAGATCCGGAGCTGGGGCCCCCGTTCGTCGCCCTGCTGGTGAGCGGGGGGCACACCATGCTGCTCGACGTACCGGCCTGGGGTGAGTACCGGCTTCTGGGACAGACGCTGGACGACGCGGCGGGAGAGGCGTTCGACAAGGTCGCCAAGCTGCTGGGCCTGGGCTATCCCGGCGGCGCCCCCATCGAGCGGCTGGCGCGGGAGGGCCGGAGCGATCGCCATCGCTTTCCCCGTCCCATGCTCCAGGAGCTGGCCCGCGAAGGCCCCAACCGGTACGCGTTCTCCTTTTCCGGCCTCAAGACGGCGGTGCTCCGCGCGGTGCGCGGACCGGACGGCCAGCGGGAGCTCCCCGAAGCCGAGCGGGCCGACCTTGCGCGCGGCTTTCAGGACGCGGTGATCGACGTGCTCTCGGCCAAGGCGGCGCATGCGGTGGAGGCGCTGGGCTACGAGCGGGGGATGATCGGCGGCGGGGTCGCCTGCAACCGGGCGCTGGTGGCGCGCCTCCGCGAGCGGCTGGCGGGACGAGCCCGGGTGAGCGTAGCTTCTCCGCGGCTCAACACCGACAACGCGGCGATGATCGCCGCCGCGGGCGCGTGGCGCCTGGCACGCGGGGAGCGAAGCGGGTGGGAGCTCGAGCCGCGCGACGACCTCCCGATCCCCGGGCTGGTCGCGCCATCTCTCGTCTCTGGACTCGCCTCATGA
- a CDS encoding prolipoprotein diacylglyceryl transferase, producing the protein MTIYPLVFHLGPLEITGYGIMMMVAFLVGGWLISLELRRRGFAEDYAADMVAAAVIGGIIGAKLWYVALTRDPGALFSRGGLVWYGGFLGGTAAVILNGWRVRVPLRWTMQLVAPALAAAYALGRVGCFMVNDDYGRPSSVPWAVRFPRGLPPSTAGNMQHLFGIPVPAGTNPSTVLAVHPTQLYETTLMLLAFGVLWSLRRRMRPVGWLFGLYLVFAGAERFAVEFLRAKDDRFLGPFTLAQLTSVILIGVGVWLLTVWREGASPAPGGYLEGGKQVTRSKN; encoded by the coding sequence ATGACCATCTATCCCCTGGTCTTTCACCTGGGCCCGCTGGAGATCACCGGCTACGGCATCATGATGATGGTGGCTTTCCTCGTGGGAGGCTGGCTGATCTCGCTGGAGCTCCGGCGCCGTGGATTCGCGGAGGACTATGCGGCCGACATGGTGGCCGCCGCGGTCATCGGCGGTATCATCGGGGCGAAGCTCTGGTACGTGGCCCTCACCCGCGACCCGGGCGCGCTCTTCTCCCGAGGCGGACTGGTGTGGTATGGCGGCTTCCTCGGCGGGACGGCGGCGGTGATCCTCAACGGCTGGCGCGTTCGAGTCCCCCTCCGCTGGACCATGCAGCTGGTCGCCCCCGCGCTCGCGGCGGCCTACGCCCTGGGTCGGGTCGGCTGCTTCATGGTGAACGACGACTACGGCCGGCCGTCCAGCGTGCCCTGGGCAGTGCGCTTTCCCCGCGGGCTCCCGCCCTCCACCGCCGGCAACATGCAGCACCTGTTCGGCATTCCGGTGCCGGCGGGCACCAATCCGTCGACCGTCCTGGCAGTGCATCCGACCCAACTCTATGAGACCACCCTGATGCTGCTCGCGTTCGGGGTGCTCTGGAGCTTGAGGCGGCGGATGCGTCCGGTGGGCTGGCTCTTCGGGCTCTACCTGGTGTTCGCCGGCGCGGAGCGCTTCGCGGTGGAGTTTCTCCGGGCCAAGGATGATCGGTTCCTCGGGCCATTCACGCTGGCGCAGCTGACGTCGGTGATTCTGATCGGGGTGGGCGTCTGGCTGCTCACGGTCTGGCGGGAGGGGGCCAGTCCGGCGCCTGGGGGCTACCTCGAGGGTGGCAAGCAAGTGACGAGGTCAAAGAATTAG